A single Anaerolineales bacterium DNA region contains:
- the rplU gene encoding 50S ribosomal protein L21 has translation MKYAVVETGGKQYVAREGQSVEVDLLPVEVGSSITLDSVLLAVDGTAVVVGRPGVDGAKVQARVEGHVKGPKIVVYRYIPKERFRRKKGHRQQYTRLKIEHISFPGMGSVEAGESEPAPPKPASRQRGGTAGKAAKPAAKAPGASRRKKASA, from the coding sequence ATGAAGTACGCTGTCGTCGAGACGGGCGGCAAACAATACGTCGCCCGGGAAGGGCAGTCGGTCGAGGTGGACCTGCTGCCGGTTGAGGTCGGTTCCAGCATTACGCTGGACTCCGTTCTGCTGGCTGTCGATGGCACGGCCGTGGTCGTCGGGAGACCCGGCGTCGATGGCGCCAAGGTGCAGGCCCGAGTCGAGGGCCACGTCAAGGGCCCAAAGATCGTGGTCTACCGCTACATCCCCAAGGAGCGCTTCCGCCGCAAGAAAGGCCACCGCCAGCAGTACACGCGGTTGAAGATCGAGCACATCAGCTTCCCGGGGATGGGCAGCGTAGAGGCGGGCGAGTCCGAGCCTGCCCCGCCCAAGCCGGCTTCCCGCCAGCGCGGCGGCACGGCCGGAAAAGCGGCCAAACCGGCGGCGAAGGCGCCTGGCGCCTCCCGCCGCAAGAAGGCCTCGGCCTAG
- the rpmA gene encoding 50S ribosomal protein L27: protein MAHKKGGGSSRNGRDSQSKRLGVKRFEGEFVRSGCILVRQRGTHIHPGANVDKGGDDTLFATAEGRVKFGFGRGGRKHVSVISE, encoded by the coding sequence ATGGCACACAAGAAGGGCGGCGGTTCAAGCCGCAACGGGCGAGACAGCCAATCCAAGCGCCTGGGCGTCAAGCGCTTCGAGGGTGAGTTCGTGCGGTCGGGATGCATCCTGGTCCGCCAACGCGGCACGCACATCCACCCGGGAGCGAATGTCGACAAGGGCGGCGATGACACCCTGTTTGCCACGGCGGAAGGCCGGGTCAAGTTCGGGTTCGGCCGCGGCGGACGCAAGCATGTGAGCGTGATCAGCGAGTGA